One genomic window of Bdellovibrio sp. ArHS includes the following:
- a CDS encoding PilZ domain-containing protein — MLTVTANHFDLSMGFKIAMSSSMHKKPVKDLIYLSSSQSSVPGLASVPAYLRGVQGVRWHLAPPPELLKDFLKSQPGELFVIVHAKSLTAKVAEAFLSWTKTKVKVSFIFIAQTIEKAAFQLSHSFPQTLFLYESEGCRIADLVTRRLQGKPVKSRKQERMRVQSEVMLKKSVLAEASPTGASVQFLREGQMQDFSQGGAQITVEEGEVSVKDFISLMYKNRHGRWVSVESQVRWVVSTATGDQIIGVQFLAVSA, encoded by the coding sequence ATGTTGACGGTGACGGCGAATCATTTTGATCTGAGCATGGGCTTCAAGATTGCAATGTCCTCATCTATGCATAAAAAGCCCGTGAAAGACCTGATCTATCTCAGTTCGAGTCAAAGTTCTGTTCCAGGATTGGCGTCGGTTCCGGCTTATTTGCGGGGAGTGCAAGGAGTGCGTTGGCATTTGGCGCCTCCTCCTGAACTTTTAAAGGACTTCTTAAAGTCGCAGCCAGGGGAGCTATTCGTGATTGTGCATGCAAAGTCATTAACAGCAAAAGTCGCCGAAGCTTTTTTATCTTGGACCAAGACAAAAGTTAAAGTGAGCTTTATCTTTATAGCGCAAACTATTGAAAAAGCGGCATTTCAACTGTCACATTCCTTCCCTCAAACCCTTTTCCTGTACGAGTCTGAGGGCTGTCGCATTGCTGATCTTGTGACTCGTCGCCTCCAAGGCAAGCCAGTGAAAAGTCGCAAGCAAGAGCGGATGCGGGTGCAATCTGAGGTGATGCTAAAGAAGTCGGTCTTGGCCGAGGCTTCTCCCACCGGGGCCTCAGTCCAGTTTCTTCGTGAGGGTCAAATGCAGGATTTTTCGCAAGGGGGCGCCCAGATCACCGTGGAAGAGGGTGAGGTGAGCGTAAAGGACTTTATCAGCCTTATGTATAAAAACCGCCATGGGCGTTGGGTGTCAGTAGAGTCCCAAGTCCGCTGGGTTGTGTCGACGGCAACCGGGGACCAAATTATAGGTGTGCAATTTCTCGCGGTGAGTGCTTGA
- the thrS gene encoding threonine--tRNA ligase: protein MSQINIILPDNSTKVFDHEPTALEVAQSIGPRLAKETLGVQLNGSKEISDLRTPLKDQTKIALITTKSPEAVEVIRHSCAHIMAQAVQDIWPEVKVTIGPVIDNGFYYDFDSPFAFTEEHFEKIEKKMAEIIAKDLPIKRENWPIAQAIETFKKMNERFKVELIEDLAAKGETVVGIYHNGDAWFDLCRGPHIQSTGQIKAFKLLSVAGAYWRGDEKNAMLQRVYATAFGDKKELDQYLHNIEEAKKRDHRKLGKELGLFHFHEWAPGSPFFTGKGAVVYTELQTYLRELYFETGYQEVITPQIFDVNLFHTSGHYQNYKENMFFTKVDERDFASKPMNCPSHCLLFNSEKYSYRDLPIKMADFGRLHRFEKSGAMHGLTRVRTFCQDDAHIFCRMDQLQDEIAKFMHLLNRVYDKLGMNNYKIYLSTRPDNRMGSEEYWDMAEGALAEALKTLNLPFTINPGDGAFYGPKLDIMFVDALNRPWQLGTLQVDPNLPEAFNLKYTGEDNKEHRPIMLHRAILGSLERFIGVYIEHTAGHLPPWLCPTQVAILNVTDRVNTFCEDLQKLLKEHKVRVEFDRRNEKLNYKIREAQLQKVPYMIIVGDKEAETKTVSLRLRDGSEHKGLTVDQLMKTILDDISTRQLQSSLAKSAATNENQL, encoded by the coding sequence ATGTCACAAATTAATATTATTCTGCCGGATAACTCGACGAAGGTTTTTGACCACGAGCCGACTGCGCTGGAAGTGGCTCAGTCTATTGGTCCTCGCTTGGCCAAAGAAACTCTTGGTGTACAACTCAATGGTTCTAAAGAGATCTCAGATCTGCGAACGCCTCTTAAAGATCAGACCAAAATTGCTTTGATCACCACAAAGAGCCCTGAAGCCGTCGAGGTGATTCGTCACTCTTGCGCGCACATCATGGCGCAAGCGGTGCAGGATATCTGGCCAGAGGTGAAAGTCACGATTGGTCCTGTGATCGATAATGGCTTTTATTATGACTTTGATTCGCCGTTTGCCTTCACTGAAGAGCACTTCGAAAAAATCGAAAAGAAGATGGCCGAAATCATCGCCAAGGATTTGCCGATTAAGCGCGAAAACTGGCCGATCGCTCAGGCGATTGAAACTTTCAAGAAAATGAACGAGCGCTTTAAGGTCGAGTTGATTGAAGACTTGGCGGCGAAAGGTGAAACCGTCGTCGGCATTTATCACAATGGCGATGCTTGGTTCGATCTTTGTCGTGGACCGCATATTCAAAGCACAGGGCAGATCAAAGCTTTCAAACTTCTTTCAGTGGCGGGAGCTTACTGGCGAGGTGACGAAAAAAATGCCATGCTTCAGCGTGTGTATGCGACGGCTTTTGGCGATAAGAAAGAACTTGATCAATATCTTCATAACATCGAAGAAGCGAAAAAGCGCGATCACCGTAAGCTGGGTAAAGAGCTGGGACTTTTCCATTTTCATGAATGGGCTCCGGGTTCACCATTTTTCACGGGGAAGGGTGCGGTCGTTTATACTGAATTGCAAACTTACCTGCGCGAACTTTATTTCGAAACAGGTTATCAGGAAGTCATTACGCCGCAGATTTTTGATGTGAACCTGTTCCATACTTCAGGTCACTATCAAAACTATAAAGAAAACATGTTCTTCACCAAAGTGGACGAGCGTGACTTTGCCTCCAAGCCGATGAACTGTCCTTCGCACTGTTTGCTTTTCAACTCTGAAAAGTATTCGTACCGTGATCTGCCAATCAAGATGGCGGACTTTGGACGTTTGCATCGCTTTGAAAAATCCGGCGCTATGCACGGTTTGACTCGTGTTCGCACCTTCTGTCAGGACGACGCACACATCTTCTGTCGTATGGATCAGTTGCAGGATGAGATTGCGAAGTTCATGCACCTGTTGAATCGGGTTTATGACAAGCTGGGTATGAATAATTACAAAATCTATCTTTCCACTCGTCCCGACAACCGAATGGGCAGTGAAGAGTATTGGGATATGGCGGAAGGCGCCCTGGCGGAAGCCTTGAAAACGTTGAATCTGCCTTTCACGATCAACCCAGGTGATGGCGCGTTCTACGGTCCAAAGCTGGACATTATGTTCGTGGACGCCTTGAACCGTCCTTGGCAATTGGGAACCCTTCAGGTCGATCCAAATCTTCCTGAGGCGTTTAACTTGAAATACACGGGCGAGGATAACAAGGAACACCGTCCGATCATGCTTCACCGTGCGATCTTGGGATCACTAGAGCGCTTTATCGGGGTTTATATCGAACACACGGCGGGACATTTGCCGCCGTGGTTGTGTCCAACTCAGGTTGCCATTTTGAATGTTACAGACCGTGTGAATACGTTCTGTGAGGATTTACAGAAACTTCTTAAAGAGCATAAAGTTCGTGTTGAATTTGACCGCCGTAATGAGAAGCTAAATTACAAGATCCGCGAAGCTCAGCTTCAAAAAGTGCCTTACATGATTATTGTGGGGGATAAAGAGGCCGAGACGAAGACAGTTTCTTTGCGTTTAAGAGACGGCTCTGAACACAAAGGTTTGACTGTGGATCAATTGATGAAAACGATTTTAGACGATATTAGTACAAGACAGCTGCAGTCTTCACTTGCGAAGTCCGCGGCAACTAACGAAAATCAGCTATAG
- the infC gene encoding translation initiation factor IF-3, translating to MNREIRAQQVRVIDDEGNMLGVMTVPEALRIAEDRGLDLLEIAPTASPPTCKIMDYGKWKYENKKKATAARKKQTVVTIKEIQMRPRTDQHDFETKMNHARRFLLEGDKVKVSLRFMGREMAHQELGMEVMQKCIAFVNDLAMVESQPKMEGKNMFLMLGPDPLKIKEYQKLHPNKSKQDTKELAELEEIEEEEE from the coding sequence GTGAATCGTGAGATTCGTGCTCAACAAGTTCGTGTTATTGATGATGAAGGTAACATGTTGGGCGTGATGACAGTTCCCGAGGCGTTACGTATTGCTGAAGATAGAGGCCTCGATCTTCTCGAGATTGCGCCAACGGCATCTCCTCCCACTTGTAAAATCATGGATTACGGCAAGTGGAAGTACGAAAATAAAAAGAAAGCCACGGCGGCTCGTAAAAAACAAACTGTCGTGACGATCAAAGAAATCCAAATGCGTCCGCGTACGGATCAGCATGACTTTGAGACGAAAATGAATCACGCTCGTCGTTTCCTTTTGGAAGGCGACAAAGTGAAAGTGTCATTGCGTTTCATGGGGCGTGAAATGGCCCATCAAGAATTGGGAATGGAAGTGATGCAAAAATGTATCGCCTTCGTAAACGACCTCGCCATGGTCGAATCCCAGCCAAAGATGGAAGGTAAAAACATGTTCCTGATGTTGGGTCCAGACCCACTCAAGATCAAAGAATACCAAAAGCTTCACCCCAACAAATCCAAGCAAGACACCAAAGAACTTGCTGAACTAGAAGAAATCGAAGAAGAAGAAGAATAA
- the dtd gene encoding D-aminoacyl-tRNA deacylase, translated as MAPFGVVQRVSKASVTVNGQVVSSIDKGFLTLLGVAKGDSEEKLQKLITKVIALRVFPDAEGKMNLSLKDVGGQHLIVSQFTLLGDTAKGNRPSFINAEAPELAKALYEKALELSQSSGVSTCGGVFGADMKVELTNDGPVTLLLET; from the coding sequence CTGGCACCTTTCGGTGTTGTACAAAGAGTCTCCAAAGCGTCGGTCACCGTTAATGGCCAAGTCGTTTCATCCATTGATAAAGGGTTTCTGACTCTTTTGGGTGTGGCGAAAGGCGATTCAGAAGAAAAACTTCAAAAGCTTATCACCAAAGTCATCGCACTGCGGGTGTTTCCTGATGCTGAGGGAAAAATGAATCTCTCGTTAAAAGACGTGGGGGGACAGCATCTGATCGTTTCGCAATTTACCTTATTGGGTGACACCGCCAAGGGGAACCGTCCCAGCTTCATCAATGCGGAAGCGCCTGAGTTGGCGAAAGCTCTTTATGAAAAGGCGCTCGAACTGAGTCAATCGTCAGGAGTGTCGACCTGTGGGGGCGTTTTTGGTGCTGACATGAAAGTAGAGCTGACAAACGATGGCCCCGTGACGTTGCTTCTTGAAACTTAA
- a CDS encoding outer membrane beta-barrel domain-containing protein, translated as MKTMNLLTMAFLSLTLTATSALAASAKSNAKQINAAEDIDSLGGNKDLMEMAEKVKSTSRSRIVQERIVDRRNTVEFGLSYGTVFGGDAYVKTQALGAQVDYHITPRWSLGVRYYDFGNSLTSEGQRIYDDAKAAEQAGGRALPVDIDYPLNSTIAVLNWYPIYGKTSFLDMGVTQFDIYLLAGGGNITLSSGSTSVLTGGLGLGAWITKHISARAEVRYQTYEDQIATGARKLDVVTGSLGLGWIL; from the coding sequence ATGAAAACGATGAACTTGCTTACGATGGCGTTTCTCTCTCTGACTTTAACGGCGACCTCCGCTTTGGCAGCCTCGGCGAAGTCAAATGCCAAACAAATCAATGCGGCCGAAGATATCGATTCTTTGGGTGGTAACAAAGACCTGATGGAAATGGCTGAAAAGGTGAAATCCACCAGCCGCTCCCGTATCGTCCAAGAACGAATTGTCGATCGCCGTAACACGGTAGAGTTCGGTCTTTCTTATGGAACTGTTTTTGGCGGCGACGCTTATGTAAAAACTCAGGCCCTAGGGGCGCAAGTGGATTATCATATCACTCCCCGTTGGTCCTTGGGTGTTCGTTACTATGATTTCGGAAACAGCCTGACTTCAGAAGGCCAACGTATTTATGACGATGCCAAAGCTGCGGAACAAGCCGGCGGCCGGGCTCTTCCCGTCGATATCGATTATCCATTGAATTCGACAATCGCGGTTTTGAATTGGTACCCCATCTATGGAAAAACAAGTTTCTTGGATATGGGTGTCACTCAATTTGATATCTATCTTCTTGCCGGCGGCGGAAACATCACTCTTTCCAGCGGCTCGACCTCTGTGCTGACAGGCGGCTTGGGTCTGGGCGCATGGATTACGAAGCACATTTCTGCCCGCGCAGAAGTTCGCTATCAAACTTATGAAGACCAGATCGCAACAGGCGCACGTAAGCTGGATGTGGTGACGGGTTCTTTAGGACTTGGATGGATCTTATGA